A portion of the Kribbella jejuensis genome contains these proteins:
- a CDS encoding TraR/DksA family transcriptional regulator: MRTLPREELAALRATLLDQRAFRREQLAGFSRGAVLEELVGAARLVLADVEAALDRMNTGHYGECRSCRGPIELSRLRICPQTLYCAECHRLRETGR, translated from the coding sequence GTGAGGACTCTGCCGCGGGAGGAACTGGCAGCACTACGAGCAACCCTGCTGGACCAGCGAGCGTTCCGGCGCGAACAGCTGGCCGGTTTCAGCAGGGGTGCTGTGCTGGAGGAGCTGGTGGGTGCTGCTCGCCTGGTGCTGGCAGATGTCGAGGCCGCGCTGGACCGGATGAACACCGGTCACTACGGCGAGTGCCGCAGCTGCCGCGGCCCGATCGAGCTCTCGCGCCTTCGCATCTGCCCACAGACCCTTTACTGCGCGGAGTGCCACCGCCTCCGGGAAACCGGCCGATGA
- a CDS encoding TraR/DksA family transcriptional regulator: MNSPKTAPVDHRVHEILQRLQHERNTRLAQLNAMEADKPNSNEDLVTAQTTAIRLVLKEIDAAEERVADGTYGVCGGCNANIPVGRLEILPYVRYCVRCQQQAL, translated from the coding sequence ATGAACAGCCCGAAGACCGCACCCGTCGACCACCGGGTGCACGAGATCCTCCAGCGGCTGCAGCACGAGCGGAACACCCGCCTGGCGCAGCTGAACGCGATGGAGGCCGACAAACCCAACTCCAATGAGGACCTGGTCACAGCGCAGACCACCGCGATCCGGCTGGTGCTCAAGGAGATCGACGCAGCGGAAGAGCGCGTGGCGGATGGTACGTACGGCGTCTGCGGCGGCTGCAACGCCAACATCCCGGTGGGACGGCTGGAGATTCTCCCGTATGTCCGGTACTGCGTCCGCTGCCAGCAGCAGGCGCTCTGA